Proteins encoded in a region of the Desulfofalx alkaliphila DSM 12257 genome:
- a CDS encoding amidohydrolase family protein, which produces MIIDMHVHFFPENVAPKVTQHLADHYGIDVPYQGTLAEYSKMRLSSRVDTAVFFTAATKPEQVQSANIWAKSNTGGAYIGFGTLHPDYHDIDGEIKKLKDWGVKGVKFHPDFQQFYLDDAKALTIYEKMAKDFIIIFHVGDEENGNNTVYSSPRRLANVLDNIPNLRVIAAHMGGYKMWDLSMQWLVGKEVYFDTSSTFGILPDEQFKNLIKEHGYHRILLGSDYPYNDPQRELRCLSGLGLKDKQYQAIIGENAKKLLAGVGL; this is translated from the coding sequence TTGATAATTGATATGCACGTGCATTTTTTTCCTGAAAATGTGGCACCAAAGGTAACACAACATTTAGCTGACCATTATGGGATAGATGTTCCTTATCAAGGCACCTTGGCTGAATACAGTAAAATGCGCCTCAGCAGCCGGGTTGATACCGCTGTTTTTTTCACTGCCGCCACCAAGCCGGAGCAGGTTCAGTCGGCAAATATCTGGGCAAAAAGCAATACCGGGGGCGCTTATATAGGCTTTGGAACCCTGCACCCCGATTATCATGATATAGACGGTGAAATTAAAAAGCTAAAGGACTGGGGGGTTAAAGGCGTTAAATTTCACCCGGACTTTCAGCAGTTTTATTTGGATGATGCTAAGGCTTTAACAATTTACGAAAAAATGGCCAAGGATTTTATTATTATTTTTCATGTGGGTGACGAGGAAAACGGCAATAACACCGTTTATTCTTCGCCCCGCAGACTGGCCAATGTATTGGATAACATACCAAACCTAAGGGTTATTGCCGCTCACATGGGTGGCTATAAAATGTGGGATCTGTCTATGCAGTGGTTGGTGGGTAAAGAGGTGTACTTTGACACCTCAAGCACCTTTGGCATTTTACCGGATGAGCAATTCAAAAATCTTATTAAAGAACATGGTTATCACAGAATTCTGCTGGGAAGTGACTACCCCTACAATGACCCGCAGCGGGAGCTCCGGTGCCTGTCCGGTTTAGGCTTAAAGGATAAGCAGTATCAAGCCATCATTGGGGAAAATGCTAAAAAACTACTGGCAGGGGTAGGCTTATAA